In Meleagris gallopavo isolate NT-WF06-2002-E0010 breed Aviagen turkey brand Nicholas breeding stock chromosome 30, Turkey_5.1, whole genome shotgun sequence, the genomic stretch TGTTCTTCTGAGCCTGGATGATAGCGTTCACGTCCTCGGCGTTCACCATGCCCAGCACCCGCCCGCAGAACACCCGCGAGGCCGTGGGCTCCATCGCGCCGCTGCCTGCGGGACCCCCGGCCCCCGCCGTGCCNNNNNNNNNNNNNNNNNNNNNNNNNNNNNNNNNNNNNNNNNNNNNNNNNNNNNNNNNNNNNNNNNNNNNNNNNNNNNNNNNNNNNNNNNNNNNNNNNNNNNNNNNNNNNNNNNNNNNNNNNNNNNNNNNNNNNNNNNNNNNNNNNNNNNNNNNNNNNNNNNNNNNNNNNNNNNNNNNNNNNNNNNNNNNNNNNNNNNNNNNNNNNNNNNNNNNNNNNNNNNNNNNNNNNNNNNNNNNNNNNNNNNNNNNNNNNNNNNNNNNNNNNNNNNNNNNNNNNNNNNNNNNNNNNNNNNNNNNNNNNNNNNNNNNNNNNNNNNNNNNNNNNNNNNNNNNNNNNNNNNNNNNNNNNNNNNNNNNNNNNNNNNNNNNNNNNNNNNNNNNNNNNNNNNNNNNNNNNNNNNNNNNNNNNNNNNNNNNNNNNNNNNNNNNNNNNNNNNNNNNNNNNNNNNNNNNNNNNNNNNNNNNNNNNNNNNNNNNNNNNNNNNNNNNNNNNNNNNNNNNNNNNNNNNNNNNNNNNNNNNNNNNNNNNNNNNNNNNNNNNNNNNNNNNNNNNNNNNNNNNNNNNNNNNNNNNNNNNNNNNNNNNNNNNNNNNNNNNNNNNNNNNNNNNNNNNNNNNNNNNNNNNNNNNNNNNNNNNNNNNNNNNNNNNNNNNNNNNNNNNNNNNNNNNNNNNNNNNNNNNNNNNNNNNNNNNNNNNNNNNNNNNNNNNNNNNNNNNNNNNGCAGGCGGCGGCACCAGCCCGGAACCGGCCGCGGTCGGCGCCGCTCAGCTGGACGGCGCGGAGGATTTCGAGGTTCTGGAGGAGGACGAGGACGACCTGAGCGAGCTGCCACCGCTGGAGGACGTGGGACGGGCACGGGGGCCGCTCCGGGAGGACGCCCAGTCCTCAGAGCGAGGCCCGGGGGAAGCAGCTGAGGACCCCCAGGAGTGGCTCGACGTCTTGGGtgagagcagggcaggagggtGGCAGGGCGTTCCCAGGATGCTTTGACCACCACAGAGGCTGAGGTTGGGTTGGGAGTGGGGTTCTCCCATTCCCTACTGTGGGCTGACCACTTCCGGCTTCTCTTGGCCCAGGGAGCGGCTTGCTTAAGAAGAAGACACTCGTGCCAGGTCAGGGGGTGGAGAGCCGCCCCCGCAAGGGCCAGGATGTGACTGTCCGTCTGAGGGCCACGCTGGAGGATGGCAGTGTGGTGGAGGAGAACCCCAGCCTCACCTTTACCCTGGGAGACTGCGACGTATTGCAGGTGGGGCTTGGAGGAAGCCGCCCTGATGTGTGCAACTTCACCCTGGGGGGAGACTTAGGGTTGGCAATGTCCTTGTTGGAGTCAGGATTGGCCCCTTTGCTCACCTTCTTCTGCAACGTTGCTCCCTGTAGGCTCTGGACCTCTGCGTACAGCTTATGGAGATGGGAGAAACGGCTTTGATTATGTCAGATGCCAAGTACTGCTACGGTGTACAGGGCAGGTGAGCATGGAGAGTGTGGAATGAAATAGAGTAGGCCTAAACAGGGCTATGACAGCTATCCCCAGTCCCCTCTACTACAGCCTGTGCTCCTGGGGAGCCCCTGTGGCTCTGCTGTCACCTCTGGGATTGGCAGAGTTTGTAGCAGAGCCAGGCCTGAGCATGGCTTTGTGCCACTGCAGGAGCCCTGATATCCCACCCAACGCAGCACTCACACTGGaggtggagctgctggaggctcAGGATGCACCAgacctggagctgctcagcGGGAAGGAGAAGATAGGCCTGGCCAACCGCAAGAGGGAACGAGGCAACTTCTACTACCAGCAGGCAGATTATGTTCTGGCCATCAATTCCTACGACATCGCTCTCAAAGTCATCAGCTCCAGCTCAAAAGgtacctgctgctgctgtgagtgAGGGCTGCCTGCACTTCCTTCCTGTTGTAACCCACCTCTGGGGTCTTTGCAGTTGATTTCACCCCAGATGAAGAGGCTGAGCTCTTGGACGTGAAGGTGAAATGTCTCAACAATCTGGCAGCCTCTCAGCTTAAACTGGACCATTATGAGGCAGCCCTGAAGTCCTGTAACCTTGTTCTGGAGCACCAGCCGGAGAACATCAAGGCACTTTTCCGAAAGGGCAAGGTGAGGTGCTGCCATCCCTGCCCTgtggcagggctggggaggggtGGGGACCACAACACCTCCCTCAACCCCCACCTCATCTTCCAGGTCCTGGCCCAGCAGGGCGAGTACAGAGAGGCCATCCCCATCCTAAAGGCAGCTTTGAAGCTGGAGCCTTCAAACAAGGTAGGCTGGGTGTCCTCAGGGCTCTGTCCTCGTGGCCATGTTCCTACAAACCTCGGTGTCCCCCATAGCTGTCACcagtctgctctgtgcagggccAGGGCAGCCGTGGGTTGGTGTAGCAAGTGCCAGCACCCAGTGCTGCGATACCTGAACACGGCTGAGCTCGTGGTTCCTTATCTCCATGTTGCGAGACTCTCTTTATGCCCTTTGGCCCTTGTGGTAGCAGGGCTCTCTGCCAGCCCATCTCtgcttcagcagctctgcctgcatgGTCTGCTGGCTTGTGCCGTTGCTGCGAGAAGCGAGGCAGAGCAAGTTCTTGCCATCTCactcagcagcctgcagtgtgATTCATTGGGTGGCCCCAGCAAGCCCAGACCTCAGGCCAGCGCCCAGGCCGGAGCAATCTTTGGGTCAGGAATTTCCTGTCGGTTAATGATCAGCTGCAGGACTGAAGCCTCGGGGAAGTCAAAAGCCTCAGCAGTGCCAGGAAATGGCCCCAGCaaaagcagggctgggagcagcaggggaggtgctgcctgcagtgggaGCTTTGCTCCTGCATTGGCTCCTCAGTTTTATCCGCCTCTGCGGGCATTTCACCAAAACATCACAGTTCACCTCGTGTTCCCTGGCGCCTGAAGGTCATGGGCAGCATGGGGCCTGCAGGTGCTCAATGGCCTTCGGAGCACCCAGGCACCTTTGCTCTGAGAGCCCTCATGGGGAAGGGCATATGGGATCTCAAAGTAGTGCTTGGGCAGCATGGAAGAGGCAGGGGAGCAGAACTAGGGCTACAGGGATGAGGGATGCTTTCCCTGTTTGTCCTTCGTGTCattgctgctggcagggctgcagctcatcAGCTCACCTGAGTGAAGCTTTTAATTGAAAAGGAGCAAAAATCAAAATGCCCAGCAGTGACGTTACTGGTGAAACCGCAAACAAATTACTGGCCTTTCCAGCTGCTTGCTGGGATTCACAGGGATgtggcagtgctgctccagACAGCAGCGTTAAACACACATTAGTGAGTCACAGCTATGGCTACTGCTGGTGAAAACACTCAAGAAATGCTCAGCTCCATCTGCCCTTGGATGAGGAAACCTGGTTGTCTGGGGCTGCCAGCACCTCCTAGCTGGTGCTGGCTCATGTGCCTTTCTAACCCGTCAGAAATTCACCCTTATGGAGATGCTGTTTGTCCTACACCAAAGCACCAAACCCAGCAAGCTGCTGGGGTGTGTTTGCAGGTGCTTGGCTGCTGGTGCCATGACTTGGCAGTGCCCTGGCTGCTCGCTGTACTGCTGCTTTGgggcagcatccccagcagAGGGCACAGCACGGCTGTGGCACAAGTGTGCTGCTGCCACCACatcctgctgtcactgcaggcTGGGGACGTCGGCCCTCCACCACGGAGCAGGTCCCATGGTGCAGGATGCAGCAGGATGTCCAGGTTTCCCACAGTCTGGCTTCAGACCATGCTTGGTGTAAGCCTGCTTGCCCAGCCTTTTTCCTGAATGTGGGAAAGCTCTGGCTGGTCTGTCCCTGAGGCAGATTCTGCCTCGATTAAAGGAGAAAATCCTCTCCCGATGCCTGCCATCAGCTTCAGGCTCCTCTCTGCACTGCCAGTAGCTGTTCCTTCATGTCACTTCCATAGGAAACAGGCTGTCAGCAAGGAGAAGCTTTGGTGGACAAAACAGATGGGGCATGCCTAGAGCTCAGAACTGCATTTTTAGGAGGGCTTGGCAGGATCACTCCCGAGGGATGATGAAGGTTCTGAGGACTGGGGGGGCCCCAGTCTGCTGTTATCTGCACTGCGGTCCCTGTCCCCTCCCCTCCACCCAGGGTTTGATAACCACTATGCTGCACTCTGCTTTCCAGACCATCCATGCTGAGCTCTCAAAGCTGGTGAAGAAGCACGCGGACCAGAAGACGGTGGAGACAGAGATGTACAGGAAGATGCTTGGGAATCCCAGAGCCAGCAGTGCCCCGGTGAAGTGCAAAGACAAGCTGACCTGGGTAAGTGCTGGTGCTGGCATACAGAGGGATGGCAGAGTGTCGGGGTCACCCCTGGGGTGGGGACTGCAGGGGGTGCATCCCTTAGGGCCGGTGtggtgctgctcctgggcaGGGGGCCGTTGAAGTGAACCAGCCCAGGCTGAGGGCCAGGAAATTGCTGATAGCtgcggtgctgctgctgctgctctggctggCAATGGCAGCTGGAGGCTCTGGACTTTGCTCCCTGCTGGCCGTGCAGGTGGAAAGCGCTGTCAGCTGGGCAGCACATGCTGTCCCCTCGGACGTGCCGGCCACGCGCCGGGCAGAGCCGACGCAGCACTTGCCTTTTTGGGCTGTGTTATCTCGGATGTGTCGGGAGCCATGCGCTGCCCCACGGCCCTGTgcca encodes the following:
- the FKBP8 gene encoding peptidyl-prolyl cis-trans isomerase FKBP8; this encodes GGGTSPEPAAVGAAQLDGAEDFEVLEEDEDDLSELPPLEDVGRARGPLREDAQSSERGPGEAAEDPQEWLDVLGSGLLKKKTLVPGQGVESRPRKGQDVTVRLRATLEDGSVVEENPSLTFTLGDCDVLQALDLCVQLMEMGETALIMSDAKYCYGVQGRSPDIPPNAALTLEVELLEAQDAPDLELLSGKEKIGLANRKRERGNFYYQQADYVLAINSYDIALKVISSSSKVDFTPDEEAELLDVKVKCLNNLAASQLKLDHYEAALKSCNLVLEHQPENIKALFRKGKVLAQQGEYREAIPILKAALKLEPSNKTIHAELSKLVKKHADQKTVETEMYRKMLGNPRASSAPVKCKDKLTWSIPWKWLFGATAIALGGVALSVVIAARN